In Seonamhaeicola sp. S2-3, the genomic window TCACTAAATTTCTTTTCGCCAAAATAAATACCACTGGCTAATTCTCTATAAATAAGAATATCGGTACCCTTAATTTGCTTAATTTTTAATGAGGATTTGTTTAGTAAATCTTCGTAAGCAATTACGGGTCTTATATTGGTGTAAAGGTCGAAGGTCTTTCTAAGTCCTAATAAACCTTGTTCTGGTCTTATTTCAGCAGTAGGGTTATCATCATATTTAGTATTACCAATAGCACCAAATAAAATAGCATCTGCTTTATCGCAAATGCTAATGGTTTCTTCTGGTAGGGGGTTGCCCGTTTTATCAATGGCGCTGGCGCCAACTAATGCCTCGTTGAAAGTGAACACATGGTTAAACTCCATAGCAATAGCTTTCAAAACCTTGACGGCTTGAGCAGTGACTTCGGGTCCTATGCCATCACCTGGTAAAACAGCTATGTTTAACTTCATCCCTTTTTATGTTATAATATTTAAGACGACGTAATTTCGTTATAAACGGAAGTCGACTCAATTATTTGATGAATATCACTATCGTCAATTTCTTTTTTCTTATCGGCAAATTCTAAGAATTTACTATAAACTTCATCTAACTGAAGTTTTGTTAATTCATACCCAATATTTTTAGCTCTATATGCTAAGGCAGCTCTTCCGCTTCTTGCAGTTAACACAATAGCAGATTCTGTTACACCAACAGCTTTAGGATCTATAATTTCGTAAGTTTCACGGTTTTTAATAACCCCATCTTGATGAATTCCAGAGCTATGAGCAAAGGCATTAGCACCAACAATAGCTTTGTTTGGTTGTGTGTAAATACCCATACTGTCAGACACTAACTGGCTAATGCCATAAAGCATTTCAGATTTAATTTTGGTATCTAAATTTAGGTAAGGGTGTTGTCTTAAAATCATTACTACTTCTTCTAAAGCAGTGTTTCCTGCGCGTTCACCAATACCGTTAATAGTACATTCAATTTGACGTGCACCATTAATTACACCTTCAATTGAATTGGCAGTTGCTAAACCTAAATCGTTATGGCAATGGCATGATAGAATAGCTTTATCTATACCTTTAACATTTTCTTTTAAGTATTTAATTTTAGCACCATATTCACTTGGTAAACAGTATCCCGTAGTATCTGGAATGTTTAAAACTGTAGCACCAGCTTTAATTACCGCTTCACAAACTCTTGCTAAATATTCGTTATCTGTTCTACCAGCATCTTCGGCATAAAATTCTACATCTTCTACAAAAGATTTTGCATAACTTACAGCTTTTACAGCACGTTCTATTATGGCTTCTTGATTAGATTTAAATTTGAA contains:
- a CDS encoding 2-isopropylmalate synthase, whose amino-acid sequence is MSDNKVQIFDTTLRDGEQVPGCKLNTEQKLVIAEQLDQLGVDIIEAGFPVSSPGDFKSVEEISKIVKSATVCGLTRSVENDIKVAAEALKHAKTPRIHTGIGTSESHIKFKFKSNQEAIIERAVKAVSYAKSFVEDVEFYAEDAGRTDNEYLARVCEAVIKAGATVLNIPDTTGYCLPSEYGAKIKYLKENVKGIDKAILSCHCHNDLGLATANSIEGVINGARQIECTINGIGERAGNTALEEVVMILRQHPYLNLDTKIKSEMLYGISQLVSDSMGIYTQPNKAIVGANAFAHSSGIHQDGVIKNRETYEIIDPKAVGVTESAIVLTARSGRAALAYRAKNIGYELTKLQLDEVYSKFLEFADKKKEIDDSDIHQIIESTSVYNEITSS